The proteins below are encoded in one region of Scleropages formosus chromosome 19, fSclFor1.1, whole genome shotgun sequence:
- the tctn2 gene encoding tectonic-2, whose translation MAAIPHPCPYILLLAFLKDAYGKIVFQPAFIITTGPKVTTFLVGNASGTSFILSTVQPSNITGALPLPSCTKEDPGQWLLRSETLEKNSLKVELSLNRSLQLCGNETDCCPQPLCVLETLRVLACQGTSPHATLLVQAHIYAVLVPTGPMSENKTVIPNQAYQPLGPCPCDLTWNTCDVRCCCDQDCSPDVLQLFKSKCFPGVFGGNVMPPPDYQCSVQSSTNNPDWFPFLCVTSPCDNSPYLGLFFQGYTVTPRRSPSFQAPSVTAPLVVAVYCQGDPIFRDDGQYFTIPQRSMVGQCVDNAPVAFLQNFRFWCPSRLVSCPTGPPLQTTASELRVRVRDGFGGTVTVSVEEDEARDLSLFVSSPSPSLVPGQTQASAIDPTRNQLDIPMCHNMTLAMDYTFTWRANGLVHVTLIRTVGSVPLDPGASVTARYSAVFVNWNGSAEPNSGNPGYIIGKPVIGGSLDKDTGSIQRSPISLWQPVGEGLCASAGKKPVMFDENATAGCLLRLGAQDLEQCSQLRDTVRVGLAALVTATFVARKGNPSAADLADWVNITFIPLNGSTSSVSPPGVCEHIPSHLNIHIYSTEAWSCGSLQRLILAMEVSYTLSTWRVKCGGGDPRPCSEASVTHSFPVTSAVTFINIPAQIPPPKTRFQINFTEFDCDRNDVCWPQLAYPLTRYYTGEAYCLSLAKGLTLIIIFISASLLGNPWKQICQVWRSTWV comes from the exons ATGGCCGCTATTCCACATCCGTGTCCATACATATTGCTGCTTGCTTTTCTTAAAGATGCATATGGAAAAATCG tttttcagccAGCCTTCATCATCACCACTGGGCCAAAAGTGACTACTTTCCTGGTGGGGAATGCTTCTGGGACCTCTTTCATCTTGAGCACCGTCCAGCCATCAAACATAACTG GTGCCCTTCCTCTCCCTTCCTGCACCAAAGAAGACCCTGGACAGTGGCTCCTCCGCAGTGAGACATTAGAAAAG AACTCACTGAAAGTGGAGCTCAGTCTGAACCGCAGCCTGCAGCTCTGCGGCAATGAGACGGACTGCTGCCCACAGCCGCTTTGTGTGCTGGAGACGCTGCGAGTGCTGGCCTGCCAGGGCACCTCGCCGCACGCCACGCTCCTGGTGCAGGCCCACATTTACGCTGTGCTCGTCCCCACAGGGCCCATGTCTG AAAACAAGACTGTGATTCCAAACCAAGCCTACCAGCCCCTGGGGCCCTGTCCCTGCGATCTCACCTGGAACACCTGTGATGTGCGGTGCTGCTGTGACCAG GATTGCTCTCCTGATGTCCTGCAGCTGTTCAAATCTAAATGCTTCCCCGGGGTCTTTGGTGGCAATGTCATGCCCCCTCCCGACTACCAGTGCTCAGTTCAGTCGTCCACAAACAACCCGGATTGGTTTCCCTTCCTCTGCGTCACATCGCCCTGTGACAACAGCCCCTACCTGGGCCTCTTCTTTCAAGGATACACAGT GACACCCAGACGCAGCCCTTCCTTCCAAGCCCCCAGTGTCACTGCACCACTCGTAGTTGCTGTGTACTGCCAGGGGGATCCCATCTTCAGAGATGACGGCCAGTATTTTACCATCCCTCAG AGGTCCATGGTGGGTCAGTGTGTAGACAATGCCCCAGTGGCGTTCCTGCAAAACTTCCGCTTTTGGTGTCCAAGCCGACTTGTGTCCTGTCCAACCGGGCCACCTCTGCAAACGACAGCCTCCGAGCTGAGGGTCAGAGTGAGAGATGGCTTTGGAG GCACTGTCACGGTCAGTGTTGAGGAAGATGAGGCCAGGGATCTCAGCCTTTTTGTGTCCAGTCCTAGTCCTTCTCTTGTCCCTGGGCAAACACAGGCATCTGCTATAG ATCCAACACGCAACCAGTTGGATATTCCGATGTGTCACAACATGACTTTGGCCATGGACTACACATTCACCTGGAGAGCCAACGGCCTCGTTCATGTTACCCTCATACGTACTGTTGGCAGTGTGCCACTGGATCCTGGAG CCTCGGTGACAGCCAGGTACTCGGCAGTGTTTGTGAACTGGAATGGCTCTGCTGAGCCCAATTCAGGAAACCCAG GTTATATCATTGGCAAACCTGTCATTGGGGGATCCCTGGACAAGGACACGGGAAGTATCCAGAGGTCACCCATAAGCCTCTGGCAGCCAG TGGGAGAAGGTCTGTGTGCCTCAGCTGGTAAAAAACCGGTTATGTTTGACGAAAATGCAACAGCAGGATGCCTTCTCCGCTTGGGTGCGCAAGACCTAGAACAGTGCAGCCAGCTCAG AGATACTGTGCGTGTTGGTCTGGCTGCTTTGGTCACAGCAACGTTTGTGGCCAGGAAAGGAAACCCTAGTGCTGCCGACCTCGCCGACTGGGTGAACATCACCT TCATCCCCCTGAATGGCAGCACTTCGTCGGTGAGTCCCCCTGGTGTCTGTGAGCACATCCCGTCTCACTTGAACATCCACATCTATAGCACAGAGGCATGGTCATGTGGAAGTCTGCAAAGGCTGATCCTTGCCATGGAGGTCAG TTACACCCTATCTACCTGGAGGGTGAAGTGTGGGGGTGGAGACCCCCGTCCCTGCTCCGAAGCCTCAGTTACCCATTCCTTCCCTGTCACTTCAGCTGTCACGTTCATCAACATTCCtgctcaaatcccaccacccAAAACCAG GTTCCAGATCAATTTCACAGAGTTTGACTGTGACAGGAATGATGTGTGCTGGCCCCAGCTTGCATACCCTTTGACTAGATACTACACAG GTGAAGCCTACTGCCTGTCCCTTGCAAAAGGTCTGAccctgatcatcatcttcatttcTGCCTCTCTGCTGGGGAACCCATGGAAGCAGATCTGTCAGGTGTGGAGAAGCACCTGGGTTTGA